A window of the Egibacter rhizosphaerae genome harbors these coding sequences:
- a CDS encoding peptide ABC transporter substrate-binding protein, whose amino-acid sequence MQSRLSGHLRWLLLVAALALVVAACAPEDDPEEDPDDDVEVDDDPDEDEPDEDEPDEEEDPDEEEDPDDEAEAPDGGEFSMYLCEPERLLSQESSEVCGSQVLDVLFTGLVAYDPETSEVVEGGMASSIESDDNVDWTIEIEEGWEFHNGEEVTADNYVDAWNWMADPENEMGNASFLATAGFEGYQEVADGEADEMAGVEVVDDYTIEVSLVEPFGPFELLIGYTGFHPLPDEFYDMEATEFEEAPIGNGPYMMDGEWERGQRIMLERFDDYGGEPANAQAVEMRIYDDVGTAYLDFEAGELDIHDGVPPESRTQALEEYGDRAFDNEVSSYDYLGFPTFVEPFDDPDLRKAISLAIDRESIIDVIFEGARTPATSALPPILPAHRDGACDYCEHDPERAQELYEGTDGIDGTLELYFNSGAGHEEWMESVSLQLEDTLGIDDIEFNSLEFAEYLELHDAQEVEGPYRLGWVTVYPSPQYSMELYLEDSPSNYAGYDDPEFNDLMAEANATEPEEADEIYQEAEDILLEDLPIAPLWYGLDTVVHSERVDNVIANTRTFIEVADVEVVE is encoded by the coding sequence ATGCAGTCACGTCTCAGTGGCCACCTGCGGTGGCTCCTGCTGGTTGCCGCCCTCGCCCTCGTCGTCGCCGCGTGCGCGCCCGAGGACGATCCCGAGGAGGACCCCGACGACGACGTCGAGGTCGACGACGATCCCGACGAGGACGAACCCGACGAGGACGAGCCCGACGAGGAGGAGGACCCTGACGAGGAGGAGGACCCCGACGACGAGGCCGAGGCGCCCGACGGCGGCGAGTTCTCCATGTACCTCTGCGAGCCGGAGCGCCTGCTCTCGCAGGAGTCGAGCGAGGTCTGCGGCTCGCAGGTCCTCGACGTGCTGTTCACCGGCCTCGTCGCGTACGACCCCGAGACCTCCGAGGTCGTCGAGGGCGGTATGGCCTCGTCGATCGAGAGCGACGACAACGTCGACTGGACCATCGAGATCGAGGAGGGGTGGGAGTTCCACAACGGTGAGGAGGTCACCGCCGACAACTACGTCGACGCGTGGAACTGGATGGCCGATCCCGAGAACGAGATGGGCAACGCCTCGTTCCTCGCCACCGCGGGCTTCGAGGGCTACCAGGAGGTCGCCGACGGTGAGGCCGACGAGATGGCCGGCGTCGAGGTCGTCGACGACTACACCATCGAGGTGAGCCTCGTCGAGCCGTTCGGACCGTTCGAGCTGCTCATCGGCTACACCGGCTTCCATCCCCTGCCGGACGAGTTCTACGACATGGAGGCCACGGAGTTCGAGGAGGCGCCCATCGGCAACGGGCCCTACATGATGGACGGTGAGTGGGAGCGCGGCCAGCGGATCATGCTGGAGCGCTTCGACGACTACGGCGGCGAGCCCGCCAACGCCCAGGCCGTCGAGATGCGGATCTACGACGACGTCGGGACCGCGTACCTCGACTTCGAGGCAGGCGAGCTCGACATCCACGACGGCGTGCCGCCGGAGAGCCGCACCCAGGCCCTCGAGGAGTACGGCGATCGTGCGTTCGACAACGAGGTCTCGTCGTACGACTACCTCGGCTTCCCGACCTTCGTGGAGCCGTTCGACGATCCCGACCTGCGCAAGGCGATCTCGCTCGCGATCGACCGCGAGTCGATCATCGACGTGATCTTCGAGGGTGCCCGGACGCCCGCGACGAGCGCGCTCCCGCCGATCCTGCCGGCACACCGTGACGGCGCCTGCGACTACTGCGAACACGACCCGGAGCGTGCCCAGGAGCTGTACGAGGGGACCGATGGCATCGACGGGACCCTGGAGCTCTACTTCAACTCCGGCGCCGGCCACGAGGAGTGGATGGAGTCGGTCTCGCTGCAGCTCGAGGACACCCTCGGCATCGACGACATCGAGTTCAACAGCCTCGAGTTCGCCGAGTACCTGGAGCTGCACGACGCGCAGGAGGTCGAGGGGCCCTACCGCCTCGGCTGGGTCACCGTGTACCCGAGCCCGCAGTACTCGATGGAGCTGTACCTCGAGGACTCGCCCTCGAACTACGCGGGCTACGACGACCCCGAGTTCAACGATCTCATGGCCGAGGCGAACGCCACCGAACCCGAGGAGGCCGACGAGATCTACCAGGAGGCCGAGGACATCCTGCTGGAGGACCTGCCGATCGCGCCGCTCTGGTACGGCCTCGACACCGTCGTGCACTCGGAGCGGGTCGACAACGTGATCGCGAATACCCGCACCTTCATCGAGGTCGCGGACGTCGAGGTCGTCGAGTAG
- a CDS encoding ABC transporter ATP-binding protein has translation MSLTPPTPRASHDRGPARPGEPVLEVEDLHVEFRTPRAVLHAVNGVSWSVGAGETLAILGESGSGKSVSAQAIMGIIDSPPGFVTQGSVRFRGQDLFAMSEEERRRRRGDGVAMIFQDALTALNPVFTVGWQIAETFRVHRGTSKRDAFARAAELLERVGIPSPHERLRSFPHEFSGGMRQRAMIAMSLALEPDVLIADEPTTALDVTVQAQIMDLLEDLQADLGMGMVLITHDLAVVADTADHVAVMYAGRIVEQGPVDAVFKNPAHPYTLGLMRSIPPLERRESELDPIPGTPPSPAAIPPGCPFHPRCAFARDLCRSEEPPLEPVADHRASACHFTEEVLAEEVLRDS, from the coding sequence ATGAGCCTGACCCCCCCTACCCCCCGCGCCAGTCACGACCGCGGCCCCGCCCGCCCGGGCGAACCGGTCCTGGAGGTCGAGGACCTGCACGTCGAGTTCCGCACGCCGCGTGCTGTTCTCCACGCCGTGAACGGGGTGAGCTGGTCGGTCGGGGCCGGCGAGACCCTGGCGATCCTCGGCGAGTCCGGCTCCGGCAAGAGCGTCAGCGCCCAGGCGATCATGGGCATCATCGACTCGCCGCCCGGCTTCGTGACGCAGGGCTCCGTGCGCTTCCGCGGCCAGGACCTGTTCGCGATGTCCGAGGAGGAGCGTCGGCGTCGGCGCGGCGATGGCGTCGCGATGATCTTCCAGGACGCCCTCACCGCACTGAACCCGGTGTTCACCGTGGGCTGGCAGATCGCCGAGACCTTCCGGGTGCACCGCGGGACGTCGAAGCGCGACGCGTTCGCGCGCGCCGCCGAGCTACTCGAGCGGGTGGGTATCCCGTCCCCCCACGAGCGCCTGCGCAGCTTCCCCCACGAGTTCTCCGGCGGGATGCGGCAGCGCGCGATGATCGCGATGTCCCTCGCCCTCGAGCCGGACGTGTTGATCGCCGACGAGCCGACCACCGCACTCGACGTGACGGTGCAGGCGCAGATCATGGACCTGCTCGAGGACCTGCAGGCCGACCTCGGCATGGGCATGGTGCTGATCACGCACGATCTGGCGGTCGTCGCCGACACGGCTGACCACGTGGCGGTCATGTACGCCGGGCGCATCGTGGAACAGGGGCCGGTCGACGCCGTGTTCAAGAACCCGGCGCACCCGTACACGCTCGGGCTCATGCGTTCCATCCCGCCGCTGGAGCGTCGCGAGAGCGAGCTCGACCCCATCCCGGGCACCCCGCCGAGCCCGGCCGCCATCCCGCCGGGGTGCCCCTTCCATCCCCGGTGCGCCTTCGCGAGGGACCTGTGCCGCTCCGAAGAGCCTCCGCTCGAGCCCGTGGCCGACCACCGTGCGAGCGCGTGTCACTTCACCGAGGAAGTCCTCGCTGAGGAGGTCCTGCGTGACTCTTGA
- a CDS encoding ABC transporter substrate-binding protein: MVLSVRRALRWLVPLTLLALVIAACEVDDDVDEAIDEEDEAEEDDVDPADEPDEEEEEEDEEEPAEEDEPDDVEVADFTYEMGMFEDMDVDSYWTYLDDTDVWTAYVVSHTPCQLYALEPPNYTVTPELATEDWPEPEEDGDAWVVELDIHEGIEWSDGEPITAHDMEFTWNAVLDIPLGGQWVSFYEPEPMEAGITTDIEAVDDTTVRIEFAEEPGLGTWPMNVALAPIMPEHHWGDLVDEADDPEDFLAESGQGSPVCGAWEFAEWEEGAFAASDVNENYFLEGTQYTHYEDGTVDMVNEDLGIDGNFGEGEGEGDVLAEYTVGPYAEEVLYTLYGDASVAVSSLVEGEVPFLLTGPGIEEAAQDEIIDDEDTEAVVNPDYGMQYLGFNFEREPMNDLAFRQAVATVIDREFITDTVMGGSALPLYTFIPSGNEAWFDDETGGSFEEDWQYEDMAERLDDAVAILEEAGYSWEGEEPGFDEEAGDVVFGEGLTNPDGEVIDEVELIHPTAGYDPLRNTAGLHIADFIEQLGVEVNAEATEFGQLLEQVDAPDNLDYDMVILGWSLGNVAYPDYYHAFWNSESPVNNTAFAHDEFDEASNAFVASSSIEEAYDVLWEDMEPILQEQLPYVPLFDTPTVEGYRPDEVQFPYTEVLSGVENVLGQPSLVQPAAE; encoded by the coding sequence ATGGTGCTGTCCGTGCGCCGCGCATTGCGCTGGCTCGTACCCCTGACCCTGCTCGCTCTCGTCATCGCCGCGTGTGAGGTCGATGACGACGTCGACGAGGCGATCGACGAGGAGGACGAGGCCGAGGAGGACGACGTCGACCCGGCCGACGAACCGGACGAGGAGGAGGAGGAGGAAGACGAGGAGGAGCCCGCCGAAGAGGACGAGCCCGACGATGTCGAGGTCGCCGACTTCACCTACGAGATGGGCATGTTCGAGGACATGGACGTCGACAGCTACTGGACGTATCTCGATGACACCGATGTGTGGACCGCCTACGTCGTCAGTCACACCCCCTGCCAGCTCTACGCGCTCGAGCCGCCGAACTACACGGTGACGCCGGAGCTGGCGACCGAGGACTGGCCGGAGCCCGAGGAGGACGGCGACGCCTGGGTCGTCGAGCTCGACATCCACGAGGGGATCGAGTGGAGCGACGGTGAGCCGATCACGGCGCACGACATGGAGTTCACGTGGAACGCCGTGCTCGACATCCCCCTCGGAGGGCAGTGGGTCTCCTTCTACGAGCCCGAGCCGATGGAGGCGGGTATCACGACCGACATCGAGGCGGTCGACGACACGACCGTGCGGATCGAGTTCGCCGAGGAGCCGGGGCTCGGCACGTGGCCGATGAACGTGGCCCTGGCGCCGATCATGCCCGAGCACCACTGGGGCGACCTCGTCGACGAGGCCGACGACCCCGAGGACTTCCTCGCCGAGTCCGGGCAGGGCTCGCCGGTCTGCGGCGCCTGGGAGTTCGCCGAGTGGGAGGAGGGCGCGTTCGCGGCCTCCGACGTGAACGAGAACTACTTCCTCGAGGGCACCCAGTACACCCACTACGAGGACGGCACCGTCGACATGGTCAACGAGGACCTGGGGATCGACGGCAACTTCGGAGAGGGCGAGGGCGAGGGCGACGTGCTCGCCGAGTACACCGTGGGTCCGTACGCCGAGGAGGTCCTCTACACGCTTTACGGTGACGCCAGCGTGGCCGTGTCGTCCCTGGTCGAGGGCGAGGTGCCGTTCCTGCTCACCGGCCCCGGCATCGAGGAGGCCGCGCAGGACGAGATCATCGACGACGAGGACACCGAGGCCGTCGTCAACCCCGACTACGGCATGCAGTACCTCGGGTTCAACTTCGAGCGCGAGCCGATGAACGACCTCGCCTTCCGGCAGGCCGTCGCCACCGTGATCGACCGGGAGTTCATCACCGACACGGTGATGGGCGGGTCGGCGCTGCCGCTCTACACCTTCATCCCGTCGGGCAACGAGGCCTGGTTCGACGACGAGACCGGTGGTTCCTTCGAGGAGGACTGGCAGTACGAGGACATGGCCGAGCGGCTCGACGACGCCGTCGCCATCCTGGAGGAGGCCGGCTACAGCTGGGAGGGCGAGGAGCCCGGCTTCGACGAGGAGGCCGGCGACGTCGTCTTCGGTGAGGGGCTCACCAACCCCGATGGCGAGGTCATCGACGAGGTCGAGCTCATCCACCCGACCGCGGGCTACGACCCGCTGCGCAACACCGCCGGCCTGCACATCGCCGACTTCATCGAGCAGCTCGGGGTCGAGGTCAACGCCGAGGCGACCGAGTTCGGCCAGCTCCTCGAGCAGGTCGACGCGCCTGACAACCTCGACTACGACATGGTGATTCTCGGCTGGAGCCTCGGGAACGTCGCCTACCCGGACTACTACCACGCGTTCTGGAACTCCGAGAGCCCGGTGAACAACACCGCGTTCGCGCACGACGAGTTCGATGAGGCCTCGAACGCCTTCGTGGCGTCGAGCTCCATCGAGGAGGCCTACGACGTCCTCTGGGAGGACATGGAGCCGATCCTCCAGGAGCAGCTCCCGTACGTGCCGCTCTTCGACACACCGACCGTCGAGGGCTACCGCCCCGACGAGGTGCAGTTCCCGTACACCGAGGTGCTCAGCGGCGTCGAGAACGTGCTCGGGCAGCCGAGCCTGGTGCAGCCGGCGGCAGAGTAG
- a CDS encoding ABC transporter permease subunit, with amino-acid sequence MATSAEDQRNRVEAPAARTAEPFGAGPPAGPLGRRTRLRNRWRVFRQTFGENWLRFKKNRIGVVGLVLIVVFALMAVLHPILMTTVWEDDVYDPVTGHSAQEYEVTVVEEAGDIEDAATQLDLERVQLRHDPTAQVGDTVMIDEQPAPPSFAHPLGTDPLGRDVMSQLMFGAQIAFAMAAVAAITTVGLATLVGAIAAYYRGWTETVSMRIADLFLLLPAVPFLVFISAIYGINVVTLGLIFGIVSGLGPTAILLKSQALAVSVKPFIDAAKIAGASSRQVVFRHVIPNVLPLSFLSMMFTVSGAISAEAILSAFGLIDVPMSWGIMIQTADTAGYILRGFDFWWLLFPAGLAVTLLAFAFYLFGRGLDEVVNPRLRQN; translated from the coding sequence ATGGCGACGTCCGCGGAGGATCAGCGCAACCGGGTCGAGGCACCGGCCGCCCGCACCGCCGAACCGTTCGGGGCCGGTCCACCGGCCGGACCGCTCGGGCGCCGCACTCGGCTGCGCAACCGGTGGCGCGTGTTCCGACAGACCTTCGGCGAGAACTGGCTGCGGTTCAAGAAGAACCGCATCGGGGTCGTTGGCCTCGTGCTGATCGTCGTCTTCGCCCTGATGGCGGTCCTGCACCCGATCCTCATGACGACGGTGTGGGAGGACGACGTCTACGACCCGGTCACGGGACACAGCGCCCAGGAGTACGAGGTCACCGTCGTCGAGGAGGCCGGGGACATCGAGGACGCGGCAACCCAGCTCGACCTCGAGCGCGTGCAGCTGCGTCACGATCCCACCGCCCAGGTCGGCGACACGGTCATGATCGACGAGCAACCCGCGCCGCCGTCGTTCGCGCACCCGCTCGGCACGGATCCCCTGGGCCGCGACGTGATGAGCCAACTCATGTTCGGCGCGCAGATCGCGTTCGCGATGGCGGCTGTGGCGGCGATCACCACGGTCGGGCTCGCCACCCTGGTCGGCGCGATCGCCGCCTACTACCGCGGCTGGACCGAGACCGTGTCGATGCGGATCGCCGATCTGTTCCTCCTGCTGCCCGCGGTCCCGTTCCTCGTGTTCATCAGCGCGATCTACGGGATCAACGTCGTGACGCTCGGGCTCATCTTCGGGATCGTGTCCGGGCTGGGACCGACCGCGATCCTGCTGAAGTCACAGGCCCTGGCCGTGAGCGTCAAACCGTTCATCGACGCCGCCAAGATCGCGGGTGCGAGCAGCCGGCAGGTGGTGTTCCGCCACGTGATCCCGAATGTGTTGCCGCTGTCGTTCCTCTCGATGATGTTCACCGTCTCGGGCGCGATCAGCGCGGAGGCCATCCTCTCAGCCTTCGGTCTCATCGACGTGCCCATGAGCTGGGGGATCATGATCCAGACCGCCGACACGGCCGGCTACATCCTGCGGGGCTTCGACTTCTGGTGGTTGCTCTTCCCCGCCGGACTGGCCGTGACCCTGCTCGCCTTCGCCTTCTATCTGTTCGGACGTGGCCTGGACGAGGTCGTGAACCCGCGCCTGCGCCAGAACTGA
- a CDS encoding ABC transporter ATP-binding protein, translated as MTLDLGGSQPLLSVRGLTKHFPLTRGIVFRRQVGTVRAVDGVSFDLAPGETLGLVGESGCGKSTTARVLLRLIEPTSGEAHYRGTDIFRMSTRELRRMRRDVQIIFQDPYASLDPRMTVGKIIGEGWEIHPDVVPRNRRKQEIGDLLERVGLERSHADRFPHQFSGGQRQRIGIARALALRPEVLLLDEPVSALDVSVQAQVINLLEELQADYGFAALFIAHDLSVVRHISDRVAVMYLGRIVETGDSDEIYERPTHPYTQALLSAVPSPDPTVTRRERIRLEGDVPSPANPPSGCSFRTRCWKADSRCAEEDPELIDRFGHGHPSACHYAELADVLGTTDRR; from the coding sequence GTGACTCTTGACCTCGGCGGCAGCCAGCCGCTCCTCTCCGTACGGGGGCTCACGAAGCACTTCCCGCTGACCCGTGGGATCGTGTTCCGGCGACAGGTGGGCACGGTCCGCGCGGTCGACGGGGTGAGCTTCGACCTCGCGCCGGGTGAAACGCTCGGGCTGGTCGGCGAGTCCGGCTGCGGCAAGTCCACCACGGCTCGGGTGCTGCTGCGCCTCATCGAGCCGACCTCGGGTGAGGCCCACTACCGGGGCACCGACATCTTCCGAATGTCGACGCGCGAGCTGCGGCGTATGCGCCGCGACGTTCAGATCATCTTCCAGGACCCCTACGCGTCGCTCGATCCCCGCATGACGGTCGGCAAGATCATCGGTGAGGGATGGGAGATCCACCCCGACGTCGTGCCGCGCAACCGCCGGAAGCAGGAGATCGGCGATCTCCTGGAGCGGGTGGGACTCGAGCGCAGCCACGCGGATCGCTTTCCCCACCAGTTCTCCGGTGGCCAGCGTCAGCGCATCGGGATCGCCCGTGCCCTCGCCCTGCGCCCCGAGGTGCTCCTGCTTGACGAGCCGGTCTCGGCCCTCGACGTGTCCGTGCAGGCACAGGTCATCAACCTGCTCGAGGAACTGCAGGCCGACTACGGGTTCGCCGCGCTGTTCATCGCGCACGATCTCTCGGTGGTCCGCCACATCTCCGACCGCGTCGCGGTCATGTACCTCGGGCGGATCGTCGAGACGGGCGACAGCGACGAGATCTACGAGCGCCCGACCCATCCGTACACTCAGGCGCTGTTGTCGGCGGTCCCGTCGCCGGATCCGACGGTGACCCGCCGCGAGCGGATCCGCCTCGAGGGCGACGTGCCGAGCCCCGCCAATCCGCCGAGCGGCTGCTCGTTCCGGACCCGGTGCTGGAAGGCCGATTCGCGCTGCGCCGAGGAGGATCCGGAGCTGATCGACCGCTTCGGGCACGGTCACCCCAGCGCCTGCCACTACGCGGAGCTCGCCGACGTTCTCGGCACCACCGACCGTCGCTGA
- a CDS encoding ABC transporter permease, translated as MTDPSATGHSGTQATEPTGESVAEGASLWGEAWRDLRKSPVFVLPVVLIVLFTVIAIWPQWFTDMGPRTCDLARSADPPEAGHWFGFDRQGCDLYTRVIFSTRASLLIGLMVTLGALAIAMVLGSLSGYFGGWLDGLLGRIADIFFGIPLVIGAIVLLTAVVDRGVLQVSGVLILLAWPPMFRLMRSTVLSVRETDYVQAAKALGAGHVRTILRHVVPNAIAPVIAYATVFMGVIIGAEATLTFLGAGLQLPALSWGVLLSSPPARELLNTPHLLLFPSLFVSLTVLSFVLAGDTLRDALDPKLR; from the coding sequence ATGACTGACCCCAGCGCCACGGGCCACTCGGGGACGCAGGCGACCGAGCCGACCGGCGAATCGGTCGCCGAGGGCGCCAGCCTGTGGGGCGAGGCCTGGCGCGACCTCCGCAAGAGCCCCGTCTTCGTCCTGCCGGTTGTGCTCATCGTCCTCTTCACGGTGATCGCCATCTGGCCGCAGTGGTTCACCGACATGGGACCGCGCACGTGCGACCTCGCCCGCTCGGCCGATCCCCCGGAGGCGGGCCACTGGTTCGGGTTCGACCGTCAGGGTTGCGACCTCTACACGCGGGTCATCTTCTCCACCCGAGCGTCGCTGCTGATCGGCCTCATGGTGACCCTCGGCGCGCTCGCGATCGCGATGGTGCTCGGTTCCCTGTCGGGCTACTTCGGCGGGTGGCTGGACGGCCTCCTCGGGCGCATCGCCGACATTTTCTTCGGCATCCCGCTCGTGATCGGCGCGATCGTGCTGCTCACAGCGGTCGTCGATCGGGGCGTACTCCAGGTCTCGGGGGTCCTGATCCTGCTGGCCTGGCCGCCCATGTTCCGCCTCATGCGGTCGACGGTGCTGAGCGTGCGCGAGACCGACTACGTGCAGGCTGCCAAGGCCCTCGGCGCGGGGCACGTTCGGACCATCCTGCGCCACGTCGTGCCGAACGCGATCGCGCCGGTCATCGCGTACGCCACCGTCTTCATGGGGGTCATCATCGGTGCGGAGGCCACGCTCACGTTCCTGGGCGCGGGGCTGCAGCTGCCGGCGCTGTCGTGGGGCGTGCTGCTCAGCAGCCCACCGGCGCGCGAGCTCCTCAACACCCCCCACCTGCTGCTGTTCCCGAGCCTCTTCGTGTCGCTCACGGTCCTCAGCTTCGTCCTCGCCGGTGACACGCTCCGAGACGCCCTGGACCCGAAGCTGCGATGA
- a CDS encoding ABC transporter permease: MGRYILRRLLQMIPVVIGATFLIYAMNFALPGDPVAALGGERPLPEEQQQQIRDRYNLDDPLPIQYAKYMGNVVQGDLGESLAVRRGSDVSDIIADTWPVTARLAIVAFAFEIVIGIGAGVVAALRRGSFLDNLVRGSTILIVSIPIFVIGLVAQIVFGVRLGWFPVAGTGDGWISYIMPGFVLAAISLAYLSRITRNSLMENLRADYVRTATAKGMTRRRVVGRHALRNSLIPVVTFLAFDLGTLLSGTIVTEGIFNLNGIGGVAFDAIRQQDGTVVVGIVTMFVLIYVFANLAVDILYAALDPRIRYD, from the coding sequence GTGGGGCGCTACATCCTGCGCCGCCTGCTTCAGATGATCCCGGTGGTCATCGGCGCGACGTTCCTGATCTACGCGATGAACTTCGCGCTGCCCGGTGATCCCGTGGCGGCCCTCGGCGGTGAACGACCGCTGCCCGAGGAGCAGCAGCAGCAGATCCGGGATCGCTACAACCTGGACGACCCGTTGCCAATCCAGTACGCGAAGTACATGGGCAACGTCGTCCAGGGTGATCTCGGCGAGAGCCTCGCGGTGCGGCGCGGCTCCGACGTCAGCGACATCATCGCCGACACTTGGCCGGTCACCGCGCGCCTGGCGATCGTGGCGTTCGCCTTCGAGATCGTGATCGGCATCGGAGCGGGCGTCGTTGCCGCCCTGCGCCGAGGCTCGTTCCTCGACAACCTCGTGCGCGGGTCGACGATCCTGATCGTGTCGATCCCGATCTTCGTGATCGGTCTCGTCGCGCAGATCGTGTTCGGGGTCAGGCTGGGCTGGTTCCCCGTTGCGGGCACCGGCGACGGCTGGATCAGCTACATCATGCCCGGGTTCGTGCTCGCCGCGATCTCCTTGGCCTACCTGTCACGCATCACGCGCAACAGCCTGATGGAGAACCTGCGCGCGGACTACGTGCGCACCGCCACGGCGAAGGGCATGACCCGTCGCCGTGTGGTGGGGCGGCACGCCCTGCGCAACTCGCTGATCCCGGTGGTGACGTTCCTCGCCTTCGACCTCGGCACGTTGCTGAGCGGAACCATCGTCACCGAGGGGATCTTCAACCTCAACGGCATCGGGGGCGTGGCGTTCGACGCGATCCGCCAGCAGGACGGCACGGTCGTCGTGGGGATCGTGACGATGTTCGTGCTGATCTACGTGTTCGCCAACCTCGCCGTCGACATCCTCTACGCTGCGCTCGACCCTCGGATCCGCTATGACTGA
- a CDS encoding ABC transporter permease — protein MIKVLASRLGQMLFVLWLLVTVVFFVVNVAGDPTENLALDPNVPPEARQMQIERLGLDRPLWEQYVIFLGNLLQADLGFSFSLYPREVGDILIERLPRTVGLFLGATLLGFGFGFVIGRRLAWWRGTLREHGVTVIGVFLLTVFPIWAALVMIWIFSFELGLFPSRGFLTPALWRGAPFPSNQVFMVLVGGLTVLLVGGIMLRQAAQRLDNPRMRTFVSLGGIAGLAAVVLAAIGASPMGPYAANIAHHTILPTGTLVLLSFGGTMLLTRTSMLETMQEDYVLTARAKGLPESTVRNKHVARTALLPVVASLMLSLVAVLTGSIVFERVFSWPGIGLTFIEASTSGDVPLTIGVLVSYGVIFMITHFLLDVVYTYLDPRIRY, from the coding sequence ATGATCAAGGTCCTCGCGAGCCGGCTGGGGCAGATGCTGTTCGTGCTCTGGCTCCTCGTGACCGTCGTCTTCTTCGTCGTGAACGTCGCCGGCGACCCCACCGAGAACCTCGCGCTCGATCCGAACGTGCCCCCCGAGGCGCGACAGATGCAGATCGAGCGGCTCGGCCTCGACCGACCGCTCTGGGAGCAGTACGTGATCTTCCTGGGCAACCTGCTCCAAGCGGATCTCGGCTTCAGCTTCAGCCTCTACCCCCGCGAGGTCGGGGACATCCTGATCGAACGACTCCCCCGCACCGTGGGGCTGTTCCTCGGTGCCACCCTGCTCGGGTTCGGGTTCGGGTTCGTGATCGGCCGACGCCTCGCCTGGTGGCGGGGCACGTTGCGCGAGCACGGTGTCACGGTCATCGGGGTCTTCCTGCTCACGGTGTTCCCCATCTGGGCCGCGCTCGTGATGATCTGGATCTTCTCGTTCGAGCTCGGCCTGTTCCCGTCCCGCGGGTTCCTCACGCCGGCCCTCTGGCGGGGCGCCCCGTTTCCGTCGAACCAGGTGTTCATGGTCCTGGTCGGCGGTTTGACCGTGCTCCTCGTGGGCGGGATCATGCTGCGACAAGCCGCGCAACGGCTCGACAACCCCCGCATGCGGACGTTCGTCAGCCTCGGGGGCATCGCGGGGCTCGCCGCCGTGGTGCTCGCCGCGATCGGTGCCTCACCCATGGGCCCGTACGCGGCGAACATCGCGCATCACACGATCCTGCCAACCGGGACGCTCGTCCTGCTCAGCTTCGGGGGCACGATGCTGCTGACCCGCACCTCGATGCTGGAGACGATGCAGGAGGACTACGTCCTCACCGCCAGGGCCAAGGGGTTGCCGGAGTCGACAGTGCGGAACAAGCACGTCGCCCGGACGGCGCTCCTGCCCGTCGTGGCATCGCTCATGCTGAGCCTCGTCGCGGTGCTCACCGGGAGCATCGTGTTCGAGCGCGTGTTCTCGTGGCCCGGCATCGGCCTCACGTTCATCGAGGCCTCCACGAGCGGCGACGTCCCGTTGACCATCGGAGTCCTCGTGAGCTACGGGGTCATCTTCATGATCACGCATTTCCTTCTTGACGTCGTATACACGTACCTGGATCCGCGGATCCGGTACTGA